Below is a window of Labilibaculum sp. DW002 DNA.
AAGTTTAACTTTGTGATATAATTCACTCTTATTTCAGATCTGAATTACTTTGATGAAATGTATTTATTGATTTTTCTGGTGAGAATCGGTGGTAAATTTTTATATCCGTAAAGAATTTATTTACATCCAGTATTTTTAACCGCTACCGCACGATTGAGTCGTGTGGTTTTTACAATACCAATAGAAATGCTTAAGTATTTAAAGCCATAAAGACTAAATAGCAGAAGCATTCAGGTATTTTTTTTTTCTCGGTGACACTCCGTGTAACTCGGTGATAGATTTTTGTATCAGTAATGATTTTATTTACATCCAGTTTTTTAAACCACAGAGGGCACTGAGGCGCACAGAGGATTTGCATGACTTGGAAGAATATAAGAATTAGACTGATTTTTTCTCGGTGATACTCCGTGAAACTCGGTGGTAGATTTTTGTATCAGTAATGTTTTTATTTACATCCAGTTTTTTAAACCACAGAGGGCACTGAGGCGCACAGAGGATTTGCATGACTTGGAAGAATATAAGAATTAGGCTGATTTTTTCTCGGTGATACTCCGTGAAACTCGGTGATAGATTTTTGTATCAGTAATGATTTTCTTTACATCCAGTTTTTTAAACCACAGAGGGCACTGAGGCGCACAGAGGATTTGCATGACTTGGAAGAATATAAGAATTAGACTGATTTTTTCTCGGTGATACTCCGTGAAACTCGGTGGTAGATTTTTGTATCAGTAATGTTTTTATTTACATCCAGTTTTTTAAACCACAGAGGGCACTGAGGCGCACAGAGGATTTGCATGACTTGGAAGAATATAAGAATTAGGCTGATTTTTTCTCGGTGACACTCCGTGTAATTCGGTGGTAGATATTTTTTAACTACTAATAGTCTTACTTACAAGAGGTTTTATGCTAATACGAAATGATGTTTGGACATTTTAAAGCATAAAAAAACACCTAATCAAAAGATTAGGTGTTTTTTATTGGGGGTGGGCCCACATGGGCTTGAACCATGGACCCCCTGATTATGAGTCAGGTGCTCTAACCAGCTGAGCTATAGGCCCGACAAAAACAAGACGGTAAAAGTATTTTATTACCTTTGTTTTGCGACTGCAATGTTACATATTTGCATTGAATTATTCAAAATTTGAAACAATTTTTTTTATGCAAAAATACAATTCCATCCCTAATATAATTTTCGATTTTGGAGGCGTGCTCCTTAATATTGATACGGATCAGGCAGTTAAGAGTTTCCAAGCGATTGGTCTTTCCGATGTGGATCGCATTAAAAAAGAATATCAAGAAAATGGATTATTCGATCGTTTGGAAAAAGGAATCATAAGTCCAGAGTTTTTTAGAAGCGAATTAAGAAAATACATAGATGCCGAAGTAACGGATCTGCAAATTGATGACGCATGGAATTCGATGTTGTTGGATTTGCCAGCTGAACGTTTAGAGCTTTTAGATCGCCTAAAAAAGAATCACCGCATATTTCTATTGAGTAATACCAATATCATTCATTGGGAAGCTTATATGGGTATGGTAAAAGAACAGCACAATGTTTGTTTATCTGATTTTTTCGAAAAAGATTATTATTCGCATAATATGGGTTTACGAAAGCCCGATCCTAAGATTTATACAAGCGTTTTAGAGCAAGAAGGTTTGGTGCCATCAGAAACTTTATTTGTTGATGATATGTATGCGAATTACGAAGCCGCAAAATCGGTAGGCATGAAGGCACACTTTTTGGATTTGGAAAATGGGGAAACAGTGTTGGATTTGTTCTAGTAGAGGAATCTATTTTTTACGGAAGCTTCCCATTGTATTGTCGTAATTGATGTAATACAATCCGTTTTGTAATGTTTCCAGCTTTATTTTATTTCCGAATCCTTTAAAAACGATATTTCCGTAATTATCGTAAATCTCGTATAAGGTAGCGTGGGTAAAAAGCAATTCGTCTTTTACCTTTTCGGGTCCAAAAGTAATGGCTGAAAGGGCAGATTCATGCTTAATATCTGCAGAATAATTAGGTGTCCCTGTATAATCAGTTTGATATATTCTGTAAGTGTTTTCGCCAGAGTGCGGACGAACATCCAATTCATACTTATTAAGTTGAGGCTTTCCATTTCCTTCAACTTCTCCTATGGTAATCCATTTATTCCATCGATATTGTTGAACTACAAAAGCTAAGGAGCCTAATTCTCCTTTGGTAGTCCAATGAAGGATGCCTTTTTTATCGACACTAGCAGTTTGGAGGTTAAAAGACGAGCTTGGTTTTATGGCTTCTGGATTAATAACCTTTGGAAAACATCCATTTTTGTAGTGGAGATTAATGTGTAAGTTTTCGCCAATGGCAAATTTAAATTGACTTAAATCAATTTCGAAAGCACTGCTATTAATTTCATCAGTAGAAGTTTGACCATTAACTGTAACCTCATATACACAGAAACCAACACCCGAGTCGGAAAATGGATTCATGACATAGATATTTTTGCCTAAGAAAACGCCATTAAGTTCTAGCTTGTCTCCGTAAGCAAAATTAAAAAGGAAAATGAAGATGATAAGTAATACTTTGTTTTTCAATGTATACAGTGCATTTGGTCTATATGCAAGATATAAAACAAAGAGTGATTAAAAAAAATTAATAGATATTATTTATGAATCCAATCTCCATGGCTTTTAATGATCTCTGTAAGCTCATGAATGGCACTATCACTCGAAATATTCTTTTTAATTAGCTCATGCCCTTTGTACAAGCTAACTTTTCCAGGACCAGCGCCAACATAGCCATAATCCACATCGCCCATTTCTCCTGGGCCGTTTACAATGCAGCCCATAACCCCAATTTTAAGATGAGTTAAATGAGAAAACTGTTTTTTAACCTCGGCAACTACCTCGTGCAACTTAAAAAGAGTTCTTCCGCATCCAGGACAAGAGACAAATTCTGTTTTGGTGGTTCGAACCCGTGCCGCTTGCAATATACCAAAGGCTGTAGAATTGACCTCCTCATGAGAAATGTCACCATTGTTATCGAGCCAAATTCCGTTGGACAAACCATCGAAATATAAGCTTCCTAAATCTGCGGAAGCTTTAATGTGAAGGTTTTCCAGATTGGATTCGCTAAAGGATCTTTTAAAAATAACTGGCGCTTTGCATTTTGCTTCAATCAATCGTAGAGTAAATGCTCTTTGTTCGGCAAAAGCATTCTGATGATTCGATGAGCATACCAAAACCACTTTGGGATTGTCCTTTACCGCCTGAATAAATGCATCAGTTAATTGCGAATAGCTGCATTCTACAAAAAAGAGATCGCTGTGGAAGAAAGATAAATTACCGGTAAGAAACTCATCTGCCTGAAACATTGGATAAGTGTTTTCGGCAAAATTATTCGCCATTTCCCAACATTCCTGATCTACAATTATGCCCAAATCTTTTGGGTAATCAGCAAAAATGGCATCAAAACCATTTACAAAAAGGTAATCGGCAGCTAACTTGCCCTTTTCCCATTCAAAAGTATCTTCGTTTAAAACATAACCTGCCTTCTCTGGCAATTCGGTAGAAATATACGATTCGTGACTAGCATCGGTAACCACAACAGGAACTTTAGAGCTTCCAATATTGCGGATTACTAGCGTTGATCTTTTGTAAAAATCGAATAGGTTAACATCTACATTTTCGATTGGAGCAATCGGCTGGTGCCCTTCTTTTTCTAGAACGTAATCAACCAATTTTTTTCCTACAGGAGATTCAATTTCTGGATCTTCGGTAAGAGAGATGCGAACCGTATCGCCAATACCATCGTTTAATAAAGCTCCAGTTCCAACAGCCGATTTAATACGTCCATCTTCGCCTTCGCCAGCTTCAGTAACGCCTAAATGCAATGGGTAAAACATGTTTTCGTTCGCCATTTCGCTTACCAGCAAACGAACTGTTTTCACCATCATTATCGTATTACTCGATTTAATTGAAATGGCAACATTCGGAAAGTTTTGTTCTTTACAGATTCGTAAAAATTCTAGCGTTGCCTCTACCATTCCTCTTGGCGTATCGCCATATCGACTCATGATTCGATCCGATAAAGAGCCGTGATTGGTTCCAATTCTAATTGCCGTATTGTGTTCTTTGCACAGACGAATTAGTGGAATAAATTTGTCTCGTATTTTTTCTAAATCTTCCTGATACTTTACATCTCCATATCCTGGATTTGCAAAATCAGCTCTTTTATCAACAAAGTTTCCAGGATTGATACGAACCTTATCGACATATTTGGCAGCAATTAAGGCTGCTGCCGGATTGAAATGAATATCAGCAACCAAAGGCGTGTTATAGCCTCTTTTTACCAATTCCTCTTTAATAAATTTAAGGTTCTCGGCCTCTTTTGTGCCTTGAGTAGTAAGGCGAACATATTCTGCTCCCGATTCAATCATTCGAATCGATTGCTCTACACTGGCTTCAATATTATTGGTATCGGTATTGGTCATCGATTGAATGCGAATCGGATTGTTACCGCCTAAGGCAGTAGTTCCAATTAAAGATTCAGACGATTTACGACGAGAGTAGTTAAACAGATCTTTACAAAAAAGTTGATGATTTGAGAGACTCATTTCCTTGGTTTTAATTTAGAAGTACAAAGGTAGCTAATTATGAATTATTAATTACGAATTACGGATTTCTCATAAAAAGAACGGAAGAATGATTAAATTCAACCTCAGATTAGTAGTTTAAAATACATTTCAATGTCAATAAAGGTTCAGGAAGTAAGCAAGTTATACGGAAAGCAAAAGGCTTTGGATAATTTGAGTTTTGAAATTAAACAGGGCGAAATTGTCGGATTTTTAGGGCCAAATGGTGCTGGAAAATCCACAATGATGAAAATAATTACCGGTTACATTCCGCAAAGTTCAGGTTTGGTAGAGGTAAATGGCTTGAGTGTAAGTACTGATTCTCTTGATATAAAAAGACAAATTGGCTATTTGCCAGAGCACAATCCGCTGTATTTAGAAATGTACGTGAAAGAATATCTAGATCATGTAGCATCCATTTACAAGCTAGGAAAATCGAAAGCGAAGCGAATTGCTGAAATGGTTGAATTGACAGGCTTGGGCTTAGAACAGAACAAAAAAATTGCATCTCTTTCGAAAGGATATCGCCAGAGAGTAGGAATTGCACAGGCATTAATTCACGATCCTAAAGTGCTAATCTTAGATGAACCAACAACCGGCTTGGATCCCAATCAATTAATCGAAATCAGAAACTTGATTCAGGAAGTTGGCAGAGAAAAAACGGTGATGTTATCAACTCATATTATGCAAGAAGTTGAAGCTTGTTGTAAGCGAGTGTTAATTGTAAACAAAGGTCAGTTGGTTGCCGATCGAGATATTGATTTTCTAAGCAATCGAAAAGAAGCTAAAATTGTGGAAGTCGAATTCGCAACCGAATTTCCATCAGAACTGCTAAGCGAAATTGCTGGGATAGATAATTACAAGTCTTTAGGAGAGAATCGTTTCTCAATTGTTTCTAATGAGGATATCCGAAAAGATATTTTTGAATTTGCGGTTTCCAAAAACCTCATAATCCTTGAAATGAACACCCAATCGAAAAATCTGGAAGACATTTTCCACGAATTAACAGTTTGATTTAAATTGTTTTGATGTAAATTTAATTTTACAAAATAAACAATATGAAAGAAGATCAAATTACTCAGAAAATAATTAAGGCTGCAATGAAAGTGCACTCTAAGCTTGGGCCTGGATTGTTAGAATCAGCGTATAGTGCATGCCTGTATTATGAACTATTAAAGGCTGGCTTAAAAGTTGAAAAAGAAAAAGCCTTGCCATTAATTTACGATGAAGTAAAATTAGATTGTGGATATCGTATTGATTTATTTGTTGAAGATCAGGTTGTGGTAGAATTAAAATCTATTGTTTCCTTTAAGGATATTCATTTAGCACAAACACTTACCTATCTAAAATTGGCTGATAAACGAATTGGTTTGATGATTAATTTCAATGTTGAAAAACTAAAGTACGGCATTAAGAGAGTTATTAATGGGTATTAACATCTCTGTGCTATGTATTTAAAAATTAAAAAGTAGTTCCATTTCATTAAAAAAAATATCTACCACTGAGCTACACAGAGTGTCACCGAGAAAAAGTTAGATTTAGGTTTCCCTTTGTAATTCTTTGTTCGTATTCAGTATTTATTTCTTTCGGTAATGTAAATCCTCTGTGCGCCTCAGTGCCCTCTGTGGTGGAAGAAAAGAATTGTTAGTTAGATTACATTGTGTAAAATGATTCTACCACCGAGTCCCACAGAGTATCACAGAGAAAAAAAATAAGTCTTTTTTTTCTAAGTCTTGCTCTTCCTCTGTTACCTTTCGTGCTCTCGGTGGTAAAGAAATCTGATATGGATTGATTTTACCTTGTGTGAAATAATTTTATGTGTTCTCTCTTACAAAAATAGAAATCTCCACTACAATAAAGACTTGTAGCTCTTTATTGGCTTGGAAGTCCCTGTTTTTCAGATCAAGCATTTGTTAAAATGTTGTAAAACCAAGAGTTTAGTTTTGTTTCTTTCCAAAATAATCATTTCCTTTGCCTCGAATTAAGTGGAAAGATTTGGCTGCTTGCGACCACAGAAAAAAATGCTAAATGGTGAACTATGTGCTTTTCTGCACCTAGACAACCAACCATTGCTTTCCCGTATCGTGTACTCCGCTATTTACTTAGCGGACTTAAACAACAACGCTTGTCGATTTATTAATTCGTTTAATAATATCGACATCACAACTAATTATTATTTAAATTATGGGATATTTATTTACATCTGAATCCGTTTCAGAAGGACATCCAGACAAAGTTGCTGATCAAATTTCAGATGCTTTATTGGACAAATTTTTAGCTTTCGATCCTAACTCGAAAGTAGCTTGCGAAACTATGGTAACAACAGGACAGGTTATCTTAGCTGGAGAAGTAAAAACCAAAACTTATATCGATGCTCAAGATGTGGCTCGTCAGGTAATCAACCGTATTGGTTATACCAAAAGCGAGTACCAATTCGATGGCACATCATGTGGTGTGTTAACGGCTATTCACGAGCAATCGGATGACATTAATCGTGGTGTAGATCGTGAAGATCCAATGAGCCAGGGAGCGGGTGATCAAGGGATGATGTTTGGTTACGCTAGTAAGGAGACTGACGACTATATGCCTTTATCTCTTGACCTGTCACACCGTTTGTTAATCGAGATGGCGGCTATTCGTCGCGAAGGTAAAGAAATGACTTACCTACGTCCTGATTCAAAATCACAGGTAACTATTGAGTATAACGATAATGACAGCATTAAGCGTGTGCATACCATTGTCGTTTCTACTCAGCACGACGATTTTGGTCCTGATGATGAGAGCATGTTGGCTAAGATTAAAGACGATGTTCGCAATATCCTAATCCCTCGTGTGATTAACATGTTGCCAGCACGTGTTCAGGCTTTCTTCGATGCAGATTTTATCCTTCACGTTAACCCAACAGGGAAATTCGTGATTGGTGGCCCTCATGGTGACACGGGGCTTACTGGTCGTAAGATTATTGTTGACACTTATGGTGGAAAAGGTGCTCACGGTGGTGGTGCATTCTCGGGTAAAGATCCTTCAAAGGTAGACCGTTCTGCGGCTTACGCTTCTCGTCATATTGCAAAAAACCTTGTTGCTGCTGGTGTAGCCGATGAAATTTTGGTTCAATTGTCGTATGCTATTGGTGTGGCACAGCCTGTAGGTATCTTTGTTGAAACTTATGGCAAAAAGAATGTTGAGTTAAGCAATGGCGAAATTGCTGATAAAATTGCTGAGATTTTTGACCTTCGCCCTGCTGCTATTGAGCAACGTTTAAAGCTACGTAACCCTATTTACGAAGAGTCTGCTGCCTATGGTCATATGGGACGTACGCCTCGTACTGTTACGAAAACATTTGCTTCGCCTTATTTCGAAGATAAGACAATGGAAGTAGAGCTTTTCACATGGGAGAAACTAGACTATATCGAGAAAGTAAAAGAAGCTTTTAAGCTTTAAAATCGATTAAAAAATTGATTATTAGCCATTTCATTTATTTGAAATGGCTTTTTTTATGCCGATAATTCAACTCAAAAAAATTTATTTGGGGCTTCCCCTTCGGGTCGGGCTTTCCGTTTCAACTCCTCATTCGTTCCTCATTGCGGGGTTTCCACTATAATCCCTAAGCCAAAAAATAGCATTATTCATACTTAAGATCGTATCATTCGTCCTAAATATTAGATACTTACTTGTATAATCGTATTTTAATCGCTAATTTCAGATAAGAAAGTCTTTTATTATTCAAAGAACTCTTTAAAAACACAATTAGTATTTATTTAAGATCTAAGGTATGAAAAATTGGTATTTATATATTGCACTGCTTTTGTTTACAGCCTGTTCAAGCAGCGGGGATATGATCGATGAAATGGAAGAAATGGTTGAAATTCCCAATGATCAGGAAAACATGATGGAAGAAGAAGAAACAACAACAGCTAATTTTGTTTCCGATGCTCATCCAACATCAGGAACCGCAAGCATTAGTGAAGATGGCTCAACACTATCATTAACCGATTTTAAATCGGACGATGGACCTTTGTTAGAGCTCTATTTAGCTAGCGATTTAACTGCAGAAACCTACGTTTCTCTTGGTGAATTAAAAGGTCTTGATGGAGATTATCAGTACAGTATTCCTACTGGAACCGATTTGGAAAGCTTAAAATACGTTATTGTTTGGTGTGTCGACTTTAAAGTAAGTTTCGGACATGCCGTGTTGCCATAAACGAGTTAAAACAATTAAAAACAGTAAAGTCAGATCTTAGGATCTGGCTTTTTTTAGTTTGCGTCCAGTCCTGAAATAAGCTGACAGTAAAGAGACTTATTTTCGAATAAATGATTTTATTTTTTGATTACACTTGTTTTTTTCTGCTTAATACTTGAAAAGAAAGGTAAGCAAGCCCAACAAATATCATAAACCATACAAAACTAAGCAGAACACTTTTAATCATTACATCAGATTTAATTAAGTATTCTGGAAGAGGCAATTGTATTAGATTTGTGATAATAATTCCTATTATTATTGATATGAATATTTTAAATTTTCTATTCATTTTATTTTTCAGTTTTTTTAATTTTTGCCTCAATAGGGTAATGTATTAAGGTATCCTTAATGCTCTTTTCAATTGGAATGAACTCAAAACCCAATGCTTCTTTAATTTTCTGATTAGAATAGTATTTCACATGATGTGCCGATCGTGCATTTTCTTTGGTAAAACCAGGTTCTTTAAACAAAAAGATTCTTTTTAGAAATGCTACTCTCCAAGCTAACCCAGTCATTTTTTTGTTTGCATATCTTGTTGGTCCTTCAATTCCAAGCTGTTTTGCAATGGTCTTAAAGATGAATTCGAAAGAGCAATTGTCACCATTAAGGATAAAGCGCTCATT
It encodes the following:
- a CDS encoding HAD family hydrolase; this translates as MQKYNSIPNIIFDFGGVLLNIDTDQAVKSFQAIGLSDVDRIKKEYQENGLFDRLEKGIISPEFFRSELRKYIDAEVTDLQIDDAWNSMLLDLPAERLELLDRLKKNHRIFLLSNTNIIHWEAYMGMVKEQHNVCLSDFFEKDYYSHNMGLRKPDPKIYTSVLEQEGLVPSETLFVDDMYANYEAAKSVGMKAHFLDLENGETVLDLF
- the ispG gene encoding (E)-4-hydroxy-3-methylbut-2-enyl-diphosphate synthase — its product is MSLSNHQLFCKDLFNYSRRKSSESLIGTTALGGNNPIRIQSMTNTDTNNIEASVEQSIRMIESGAEYVRLTTQGTKEAENLKFIKEELVKRGYNTPLVADIHFNPAAALIAAKYVDKVRINPGNFVDKRADFANPGYGDVKYQEDLEKIRDKFIPLIRLCKEHNTAIRIGTNHGSLSDRIMSRYGDTPRGMVEATLEFLRICKEQNFPNVAISIKSSNTIMMVKTVRLLVSEMANENMFYPLHLGVTEAGEGEDGRIKSAVGTGALLNDGIGDTVRISLTEDPEIESPVGKKLVDYVLEKEGHQPIAPIENVDVNLFDFYKRSTLVIRNIGSSKVPVVVTDASHESYISTELPEKAGYVLNEDTFEWEKGKLAADYLFVNGFDAIFADYPKDLGIIVDQECWEMANNFAENTYPMFQADEFLTGNLSFFHSDLFFVECSYSQLTDAFIQAVKDNPKVVLVCSSNHQNAFAEQRAFTLRLIEAKCKAPVIFKRSFSESNLENLHIKASADLGSLYFDGLSNGIWLDNNGDISHEEVNSTAFGILQAARVRTTKTEFVSCPGCGRTLFKLHEVVAEVKKQFSHLTHLKIGVMGCIVNGPGEMGDVDYGYVGAGPGKVSLYKGHELIKKNISSDSAIHELTEIIKSHGDWIHK
- the gldA gene encoding gliding motility-associated ABC transporter ATP-binding subunit GldA yields the protein MSIKVQEVSKLYGKQKALDNLSFEIKQGEIVGFLGPNGAGKSTMMKIITGYIPQSSGLVEVNGLSVSTDSLDIKRQIGYLPEHNPLYLEMYVKEYLDHVASIYKLGKSKAKRIAEMVELTGLGLEQNKKIASLSKGYRQRVGIAQALIHDPKVLILDEPTTGLDPNQLIEIRNLIQEVGREKTVMLSTHIMQEVEACCKRVLIVNKGQLVADRDIDFLSNRKEAKIVEVEFATEFPSELLSEIAGIDNYKSLGENRFSIVSNEDIRKDIFEFAVSKNLIILEMNTQSKNLEDIFHELTV
- a CDS encoding GxxExxY protein, translating into MKEDQITQKIIKAAMKVHSKLGPGLLESAYSACLYYELLKAGLKVEKEKALPLIYDEVKLDCGYRIDLFVEDQVVVELKSIVSFKDIHLAQTLTYLKLADKRIGLMINFNVEKLKYGIKRVINGY
- the metK gene encoding methionine adenosyltransferase, producing the protein MGYLFTSESVSEGHPDKVADQISDALLDKFLAFDPNSKVACETMVTTGQVILAGEVKTKTYIDAQDVARQVINRIGYTKSEYQFDGTSCGVLTAIHEQSDDINRGVDREDPMSQGAGDQGMMFGYASKETDDYMPLSLDLSHRLLIEMAAIRREGKEMTYLRPDSKSQVTIEYNDNDSIKRVHTIVVSTQHDDFGPDDESMLAKIKDDVRNILIPRVINMLPARVQAFFDADFILHVNPTGKFVIGGPHGDTGLTGRKIIVDTYGGKGAHGGGAFSGKDPSKVDRSAAYASRHIAKNLVAAGVADEILVQLSYAIGVAQPVGIFVETYGKKNVELSNGEIADKIAEIFDLRPAAIEQRLKLRNPIYEESAAYGHMGRTPRTVTKTFASPYFEDKTMEVELFTWEKLDYIEKVKEAFKL
- a CDS encoding DM13 domain-containing protein, giving the protein MKNWYLYIALLLFTACSSSGDMIDEMEEMVEIPNDQENMMEEEETTTANFVSDAHPTSGTASISEDGSTLSLTDFKSDDGPLLELYLASDLTAETYVSLGELKGLDGDYQYSIPTGTDLESLKYVIVWCVDFKVSFGHAVLP